A DNA window from Rhizobium jaguaris contains the following coding sequences:
- the pepN gene encoding aminopeptidase N yields MRTDTGQIVYLADYRPTDFVLERVDLTFELHPTETKVEARLIFHRREGTDRQAPLVLDGDELTLSGLLLDQTEVSAAQYEATAESLTVRDLPESAPFELTITTIINPEANTQLMGLYRTGGIYCTQCEAEGFRRITYFPDRPDVLAPYTVNIIADKAANPLLLSNGNFLGGAGYGEGKHFAAWFDPHPKPSYLFALVAGDLGVVEDTFVTASGREVALKIYVEHGKEPRAAYAMDALKRSMKWDEERFGREYDLDIFMIVAVSDFNMGAMENKGLNVFNDKYVLADPEIATDADYANIEAIIAHEYFHNWTGNRITCRDWFQLCLKEGLTVYRDHEFSADQRSRPVKRIAEVRHLKSEQFPEDGGPLAHPVRPTKYREINNFYTTTVYEKGSEVTRMIATLLGRDLFKQGTDLYFDRHDGQAVTIEDFIKCFEDASGRDLTQFSLWYHQAGTPLVTASGTYDAGGRSFTLSLEQMMPVTPGQTTKEPMHIPLRMALFAEDGALLTPTSVTGAELTDDVLHLTERAQTVVFHGIPSRPVLSLNRSFSTPINLQFSQSAGDMALIARYETDHFARWQALIDLGLPNLLQAARDARQGIAVTCDAAFVDALLAAAKDESLEPAFRAQALALPSEADIARELGGDNDPDAIHAGRQAILALIAEAGKDVFTALYDNMQTPGPFSPDAASAGRRALRNAAFTYLSQSDNAPARAKAAYDAANNMTDLSAALTILAHRFPETAEAKAALENFHDRFAENALVIDKWFAIQAAIPGAATLERIQGLMETPLFKRTNPNRMRALVGTFAFANPTGFGRADGAGYRFLAQEILDIDQRNPQLAARILTSMRSWRLLEPVRADHARSALMQIERAGGLSTDVRDIVDRILKE; encoded by the coding sequence ATGCGAACAGACACCGGCCAGATCGTGTATCTGGCAGATTACCGTCCCACCGACTTCGTTCTGGAACGCGTGGACCTCACCTTCGAGCTGCACCCGACCGAGACCAAGGTCGAAGCCCGGTTGATCTTCCATCGTCGCGAGGGCACCGACCGACAGGCACCGCTCGTGCTCGACGGTGACGAACTGACCCTCTCGGGACTGCTGCTCGATCAGACGGAAGTTTCGGCCGCGCAATATGAGGCCACAGCGGAAAGCCTGACCGTTCGTGATCTGCCGGAAAGCGCGCCTTTCGAGCTGACGATCACGACCATCATCAATCCGGAAGCCAACACGCAGCTGATGGGGCTCTACCGCACCGGCGGTATCTATTGCACCCAGTGCGAGGCCGAAGGCTTCCGCCGCATCACTTATTTCCCCGATCGGCCCGACGTACTTGCTCCCTATACGGTCAACATCATCGCCGATAAAGCCGCCAATCCGCTACTGCTGTCGAACGGCAATTTCCTCGGTGGCGCCGGTTATGGCGAAGGCAAGCATTTTGCCGCCTGGTTCGATCCGCATCCGAAGCCGAGCTATCTCTTCGCTCTCGTCGCCGGCGACCTTGGCGTCGTCGAGGATACGTTCGTCACCGCATCGGGCCGCGAAGTAGCGCTGAAGATCTATGTCGAGCATGGCAAGGAGCCTCGTGCAGCCTACGCCATGGATGCGCTCAAGCGATCGATGAAATGGGACGAGGAGCGCTTCGGCCGCGAATACGATCTCGACATCTTCATGATCGTTGCCGTCTCCGATTTCAACATGGGGGCGATGGAGAACAAAGGCCTCAACGTCTTCAACGACAAATACGTCCTTGCCGATCCGGAAATCGCCACCGACGCCGACTATGCCAATATCGAGGCGATCATCGCGCATGAATATTTCCATAACTGGACCGGCAACCGCATCACCTGCCGCGACTGGTTCCAGCTCTGCCTCAAGGAAGGCCTGACCGTCTATCGCGATCACGAATTTTCCGCCGATCAGCGTTCCCGGCCGGTGAAGCGTATCGCTGAAGTCCGCCATCTGAAATCGGAACAGTTCCCGGAGGACGGCGGGCCGCTTGCCCATCCTGTTCGCCCGACGAAATATCGTGAAATCAACAACTTCTACACCACGACGGTCTACGAGAAGGGCAGCGAAGTCACCCGCATGATCGCCACCCTCCTGGGTCGCGATCTGTTCAAGCAGGGCACGGATCTCTATTTCGACCGTCACGACGGCCAGGCCGTGACGATCGAAGATTTCATCAAATGCTTCGAAGACGCGAGTGGCCGCGACCTGACGCAGTTCTCGCTCTGGTACCATCAGGCCGGCACGCCACTGGTGACCGCTTCCGGAACCTACGACGCCGGCGGCAGGAGTTTTACCCTGTCGCTCGAACAGATGATGCCAGTCACCCCCGGTCAGACGACCAAGGAGCCGATGCACATTCCGCTGCGCATGGCACTTTTCGCCGAGGATGGCGCCTTGCTGACGCCGACATCGGTGACCGGCGCGGAGCTGACCGATGACGTCCTCCACCTGACCGAGCGGGCACAGACGGTCGTCTTCCACGGCATTCCTTCGCGGCCGGTGCTGTCGCTGAACCGCAGCTTCTCGACGCCGATCAATCTGCAATTCAGCCAGAGCGCCGGGGATATGGCGCTGATCGCCCGTTATGAAACCGACCATTTCGCCCGCTGGCAGGCGCTGATCGATCTTGGGCTGCCGAACCTGCTGCAGGCAGCTCGTGACGCTCGCCAGGGCATTGCGGTCACTTGCGACGCAGCATTCGTCGATGCGCTTTTGGCGGCGGCCAAGGACGAGAGCCTGGAACCCGCCTTCCGCGCCCAGGCGCTCGCCCTGCCGAGCGAAGCCGATATTGCCCGTGAGCTCGGCGGCGATAACGATCCGGACGCAATCCATGCCGGTCGCCAGGCGATCCTCGCACTGATCGCCGAAGCCGGAAAGGACGTCTTCACCGCCCTCTACGACAACATGCAAACACCGGGTCCTTTCAGCCCGGATGCCGCCAGCGCCGGACGGAGGGCATTGCGTAACGCTGCGTTTACCTATCTGTCGCAGTCGGACAATGCGCCGGCGCGCGCCAAGGCTGCCTATGACGCCGCCAATAACATGACTGATCTCAGCGCTGCGTTGACCATCCTCGCCCACCGTTTCCCGGAAACGGCAGAAGCCAAGGCAGCGCTCGAAAACTTCCACGATCGCTTCGCGGAAAACGCGCTGGTTATCGACAAATGGTTTGCCATCCAGGCGGCTATTCCGGGCGCGGCAACCTTGGAGCGTATCCAAGGCCTGATGGAAACACCGCTTTTCAAGCGCACCAATCCGAACCGCATGCGTGCGCTTGTCGGCACGTTCGCCTTCGCCAATCCGACCGGCTTCGGCCGCGCCGACGGCGCCGGCTACCGCTTCCTCGCGCAGGAAATCCTCGATATCGACCAGCGCAATCCGCAGCTCGCGGCGCGCATCCTGACCTCCATGCGTTCCTGGCGCTTGCTGGAGCCGGTTCGCGCCGATCACGCCCGCTCCGCTTTGATGCAAATCGAACGTGCCGGCGGCCTTTCGACCGACGTTCGCGATATTGTGGATCGCATCCTCAAGGAGTGA
- a CDS encoding sensor histidine kinase, with translation MSRFRVLFKSTAVRLSALYILLFALCAATLVFYVSAMSERLLTGQIRDAVQQEVNQVKRAYDVGGLNLLLRTMERRARQPGANLYVIASPSGDILAGNVASVQPGVLGEAGWTELPFVYERYTDSGTTDPERRHLAIANIFLLDNGLRILIGRDLGEPERFRVLVRQALMLALAIMGLGALVIWFGIGRNALKRIDRMTDASRKIMAGDLSQRLPVGGSGDEFDRMSTSLNAMLERIEKLNEGLRQVSDNIAHDLKTPLTRLRNKAADALDNANSEGRRVALEGIIGESDQLIRTFNALLMISRVEAGSVAAEMTGVDLSSIVADTAELYEPVAEEAGLTLTTDIEPDVEVQGNRELIGQAIFNLIDNAVKYASGCPGKQTVVLKLSRASNAVNLAVSDHGPGIPAHQRTEVVKRFFRLDESRSKPGTGLGLALVEAIMELHGGRLELCDTDPASLDTRGLTVTMIFPT, from the coding sequence ATGAGCCGCTTTCGCGTTCTCTTCAAGTCCACCGCAGTCCGCCTGTCCGCCCTTTATATCCTTCTTTTTGCGCTCTGCGCTGCGACACTCGTCTTCTACGTATCGGCCATGTCGGAGCGGTTGCTGACCGGGCAGATCCGCGATGCCGTGCAGCAGGAGGTCAATCAGGTCAAGCGCGCTTACGACGTCGGCGGCTTGAACCTGCTGCTGCGCACGATGGAGCGCCGCGCCCGCCAGCCCGGCGCCAACCTCTATGTCATCGCCAGCCCCTCCGGCGATATTCTTGCCGGCAACGTGGCTTCGGTGCAGCCCGGCGTCCTCGGCGAAGCCGGCTGGACGGAATTGCCCTTCGTCTATGAGCGCTATACGGACTCAGGCACCACCGACCCCGAACGGCGGCATCTGGCGATCGCCAATATTTTCCTCCTCGACAATGGCCTGCGTATCCTGATCGGCCGCGACCTTGGCGAGCCGGAGCGTTTCCGCGTGCTGGTGCGCCAAGCCTTGATGCTGGCTCTGGCGATCATGGGGCTCGGCGCCCTCGTCATCTGGTTCGGTATCGGCCGCAACGCGCTGAAGCGCATCGACCGCATGACCGATGCGAGCCGCAAGATCATGGCCGGCGATCTGTCGCAGCGCCTGCCGGTCGGAGGCTCCGGCGACGAATTCGATCGCATGTCGACATCGCTGAACGCCATGCTGGAGCGCATCGAGAAATTGAACGAAGGCTTGCGGCAGGTCTCCGACAACATCGCGCACGACTTGAAGACGCCGCTGACGCGACTGCGCAACAAGGCGGCTGATGCGCTCGACAATGCCAACAGCGAAGGCCGGCGCGTCGCGCTGGAAGGTATTATCGGCGAATCCGACCAGCTGATCCGCACTTTTAACGCGCTGCTGATGATCTCCCGCGTCGAGGCCGGTTCCGTCGCCGCCGAGATGACCGGCGTCGATCTCTCCTCCATCGTCGCGGATACGGCCGAGCTCTATGAACCGGTTGCTGAAGAGGCGGGTCTGACGTTGACGACCGATATAGAGCCCGATGTCGAGGTGCAGGGCAATCGCGAACTGATCGGCCAGGCGATTTTCAATCTGATCGACAATGCCGTCAAATATGCGTCCGGCTGTCCTGGCAAGCAGACGGTCGTGCTGAAACTGTCCCGTGCGTCCAACGCCGTGAACCTCGCGGTCTCGGATCATGGTCCGGGCATCCCTGCGCACCAGCGCACGGAGGTGGTCAAACGCTTCTTCCGTCTGGACGAGAGCCGCTCCAAACCGGGCACCGGCCTTGGTCTTGCCCTGGTGGAAGCGATCATGGAATTGCATGGCGGCCGGCTGGAACTTTGCGACACCGACCCGGCCAGCCTCGATACTCGCGGCTTGACCGTGACCATGATCTTCCCCACGTAG
- a CDS encoding PAS domain-containing sensor histidine kinase, which translates to MVDVRRATAADGRLRVNFDGLKSWHSGVTDRAGMRAETISRRFPQAEHILKRVIPVLIVSFLMVVAASHFFGMMMEHGRMTAAARRATSLSIAAASAAFSNDASLFQAGDRNGAEKKLATYLPQDRLDTGAFVLLVQASGRVFGSSAAGSAYIGLTISDFFPEVSTIRSFGDHAGVIETMIDGAPFYAAISLIGDRGDFVLSAASMEQIDKLWRDELTLNVTLFAGISSILLVVLYAYYTQVKRARDADEIFLESNLRVETALSRGRCGLWDFDFASREFFWSRSMYDMLGLPAADRPLSFIDAARMMHPDDNSLHMLARSVTRGNAGQVDQILRIRHAKGHYVWMRARAQVIRTNSGRVHMIGIAMDVTEQHRLAQRYAEADQRLADAIECTSEAFVLWDKNDRLVMCNGHFQQAYGLPDKVLVPGTERAVVNAAAVRPVIERRIVDPDRSNHSQTTEVQLADERWLQINERRTRDGGLVSVGTDITQLKRNQERLRDSERRLMATINDLSASRQILERQKAELSTANTNYLAEKERAQAANKAKSEFLANMSHELRTPLNAILGFSEILQDQMFGPLGSAKYNEYAKDIHDSGKHLLNVINDILDMSKIEAGHIKLSCERIDLAPLIEECLRFTAIPAACKDIRVEQRISSGIKLTADRRAMKQILLNLLSNAVKFTNDGGRIAVRARKVEDAVMLTIADTGIGIPKSALSKIGQPFEQVQNQYAKSKGGSGLGLAISRSLTTLHCGRMRIRSREGIGTAIAIRIPDLG; encoded by the coding sequence ATGGTGGACGTGCGGCGGGCAACCGCGGCCGATGGACGGCTGCGTGTTAATTTCGACGGTCTGAAATCCTGGCATAGCGGTGTTACCGATCGAGCGGGAATGCGCGCGGAGACGATTTCGCGCCGCTTTCCGCAGGCCGAACATATTCTGAAGCGGGTTATTCCCGTTCTCATCGTCTCCTTTCTGATGGTCGTCGCTGCTTCGCATTTTTTCGGCATGATGATGGAACATGGGCGAATGACGGCTGCGGCGCGGCGCGCAACATCGCTCTCCATTGCCGCCGCTTCCGCCGCCTTTTCCAATGATGCCAGCCTGTTCCAGGCCGGCGACCGGAACGGCGCCGAAAAGAAACTCGCAACTTACCTTCCGCAGGACCGACTCGACACCGGTGCATTCGTCCTTCTCGTCCAGGCAAGCGGCCGCGTTTTTGGCTCATCAGCAGCCGGCTCCGCCTATATCGGCTTGACGATTTCCGATTTCTTCCCGGAGGTTTCCACCATCAGAAGTTTCGGCGACCATGCCGGCGTAATCGAAACGATGATCGATGGTGCGCCCTTTTATGCGGCGATTTCGCTGATCGGCGACAGGGGTGATTTCGTCCTATCGGCCGCCTCGATGGAGCAGATCGACAAGCTCTGGCGCGATGAGCTGACCCTTAATGTCACGCTCTTCGCCGGCATCTCCTCCATCCTGCTCGTCGTTCTCTACGCCTACTATACCCAGGTGAAACGGGCACGCGACGCCGACGAGATCTTCCTCGAATCCAATCTGCGCGTAGAAACCGCCCTGTCGCGCGGCCGCTGCGGTCTTTGGGATTTCGATTTCGCCAGCCGCGAATTCTTCTGGTCTCGGTCGATGTACGACATGCTCGGCCTGCCGGCCGCCGACCGGCCGTTGTCGTTCATCGATGCGGCTCGCATGATGCATCCCGACGACAATAGCCTGCATATGCTGGCCCGGTCGGTCACCCGCGGCAATGCTGGCCAAGTGGATCAAATCCTGCGTATTCGTCATGCCAAAGGGCACTATGTCTGGATGCGCGCTCGCGCCCAGGTCATCCGCACCAATTCCGGTCGTGTCCATATGATCGGCATCGCCATGGACGTCACCGAGCAGCATCGGCTGGCACAGCGCTATGCCGAGGCCGACCAACGCCTGGCGGACGCGATCGAGTGCACGTCGGAAGCTTTCGTACTCTGGGACAAGAATGACCGCCTGGTGATGTGCAACGGCCATTTCCAGCAAGCCTACGGCCTCCCGGACAAGGTGCTGGTGCCGGGAACCGAACGCGCCGTCGTCAACGCTGCAGCAGTCCGCCCCGTCATCGAGCGGCGCATCGTCGATCCCGACCGCTCCAACCACTCGCAGACGACGGAAGTGCAGCTTGCCGATGAGCGCTGGCTGCAGATCAACGAACGCCGCACCCGCGACGGCGGCCTCGTTTCCGTCGGCACCGACATTACCCAGTTGAAGCGCAACCAGGAGCGTCTGCGCGATTCCGAGCGCCGGCTGATGGCGACGATCAACGATCTCTCCGCCTCCCGGCAGATCCTCGAGCGGCAGAAGGCGGAGCTTTCGACCGCCAACACCAACTATCTCGCGGAAAAAGAACGTGCCCAAGCCGCCAACAAGGCCAAGTCGGAATTCCTCGCCAACATGTCGCATGAGCTGCGCACGCCACTCAACGCCATTCTCGGCTTCTCCGAAATCCTGCAGGACCAGATGTTTGGGCCGCTGGGCTCAGCAAAATACAATGAATATGCCAAGGACATTCACGACAGCGGCAAGCATCTGCTGAACGTCATCAACGACATTCTCGACATGTCGAAGATCGAAGCGGGCCATATCAAGCTCTCCTGCGAGCGGATCGATCTTGCGCCATTGATCGAGGAATGCCTGCGCTTCACGGCCATTCCGGCCGCCTGCAAGGACATCCGCGTCGAACAGCGCATCTCCTCCGGCATAAAGCTGACGGCCGACCGCCGCGCCATGAAGCAGATCCTGCTCAATCTCCTCTCCAACGCCGTGAAGTTCACCAACGACGGCGGCCGCATCGCGGTGCGTGCGCGCAAGGTCGAAGACGCCGTGATGTTGACGATCGCCGACACCGGCATCGGCATTCCGAAGTCGGCGCTCAGCAAGATCGGTCAGCCCTTCGAGCAAGTGCAAAACCAATACGCCAAGAGCAAGGGAGGCTCAGGCCTCGGGCTTGCCATTTCGCGATCGCTGACAACACTGCATTGCGGCCGCATGCGCATCCGCTCGCGCGAAGGCATCGGCACCGCGATTGCCATTCGAATTCCGGACCTGGGATGA
- a CDS encoding FUSC family protein, producing the protein MLKEMVNSQWRQRFVAEVKGLFTPGPRIVDEFECIASVLLAIVFGHLADVQNISWAAFSGYMVMRGHISESLLRGVLRIIGTIAGALLALAVVPLVWTSPAASSAALALIGGATLYGALMSKRSYAWLFVGLTFAMILLDKLEHPDLVVEAFVSTRIGETGAGTLACVLISMVSTFTLRRRWPGPPRPPVPSFGWNPEVARHAGQVAIALAMLPFLRAAFQIPELTQGAVTIMALMLIPLSSIGKSGLVPVSRRIVLRVGGCVCGAALAAAFLFLAHISAQAAAPVLIVGTMLGVMLGRHIENGKSFIAYGGTQFTLAILVTLVPDSYVHAELAPGVARLTGILVGILLLVPVLAGWHLVVEMMGERPSDPSPRG; encoded by the coding sequence ATGCTCAAGGAAATGGTAAACAGCCAATGGCGCCAGCGCTTCGTGGCGGAGGTGAAGGGGCTTTTTACCCCTGGTCCGCGAATAGTCGACGAATTCGAATGCATCGCCTCCGTGCTGCTCGCGATCGTCTTCGGCCATCTCGCGGACGTGCAGAACATCTCCTGGGCCGCGTTCTCCGGCTATATGGTGATGCGCGGCCACATCTCCGAGAGCCTACTGCGCGGCGTACTGCGCATCATCGGCACGATAGCCGGCGCGCTGCTGGCACTCGCCGTGGTCCCGCTGGTTTGGACCAGCCCGGCAGCGTCGTCAGCAGCATTGGCGCTGATCGGCGGCGCCACGCTCTATGGCGCGCTGATGAGCAAGCGCAGCTATGCCTGGTTGTTCGTCGGTTTGACCTTTGCCATGATCTTGCTGGACAAGCTCGAACACCCCGACCTTGTGGTAGAGGCCTTCGTCTCGACACGCATAGGCGAAACCGGCGCGGGCACCCTCGCCTGCGTATTGATCAGCATGGTTTCGACCTTCACGCTTCGGCGGCGCTGGCCGGGCCCGCCGCGCCCGCCAGTACCTAGCTTCGGCTGGAACCCGGAAGTCGCGCGCCACGCCGGCCAGGTTGCCATCGCCCTCGCCATGCTGCCCTTTCTCAGGGCGGCGTTTCAGATACCGGAGCTTACGCAAGGCGCCGTCACCATAATGGCGCTGATGCTCATCCCGTTAAGCAGCATCGGCAAGAGCGGGCTCGTCCCAGTGAGCCGCCGGATCGTGCTGCGGGTGGGCGGATGCGTCTGCGGCGCTGCCCTCGCAGCAGCGTTCCTTTTCCTGGCGCATATCTCGGCGCAAGCGGCCGCGCCAGTGCTGATCGTCGGGACGATGCTGGGCGTGATGCTGGGCCGGCATATCGAGAACGGCAAGAGCTTCATCGCCTATGGGGGAACGCAGTTTACCCTGGCAATCCTGGTGACCCTGGTGCCCGACAGCTATGTGCATGCCGAGCTCGCCCCCGGCGTCGCGCGGCTTACCGGGATATTGGTGGGCATCCTCCTTCTGGTCCCCGTGCTCGCCGGATGGCATCTGGTGGTGGAGATGATGGGAGAACGCCCGTCCGATCCCTCCCCTCGTGGTTGA
- a CDS encoding bifunctional [glutamine synthetase] adenylyltransferase/[glutamine synthetase]-adenylyl-L-tyrosine phosphorylase — MTMMASDLLQDVLPGRLRPLNQTELKAALADLKDIAASEPAVAALLGGESPLRDFIAAALTLSPYLRETANLEPGLLAVAISKPLLPQIEVLVADARRAWLPAHDDASSPSESEVMSRLRIAKRRAAFLIALADLARIFDGRATTRWLSALAEASISAAIDHLLLSSHEAGKIVVHDPSAPSHGSGLIVLGMGKLGAEELNYSSDIDLVVFFDEMAGIVPNPDDAIDVFPRLMRRLVRILQERSADGYVFRTDLRLRPDPGSTPLAIPVDAAMIYYEGRGQNWERAAFIKARAVGGDIAAGQAFIRDLVPFVFRKYLDYAAISDIHSIKRQIHVHKGHGAIAVKGHNVKLGRGGIREIEFFVQTQQLIAGGRMPALRCRATEETLAELTKAKWIDAETRDELTEAYWFLRDVEHRIQMVRDEQTHLLPETDTELKRIAFMMGFADLSGFSETLVATLKTVERRYARLFEQETKLSTETGNLVFTGQGDDPDTLKTLHRLGFERPSAISHVIRTWHYGRYRATQSVEARERLTELTPELLRVFGESKRADEALLRFDSFISGLPAGIQLFSLLSTNPALLSLIVNIMSSAPRLAEIIAAKPHVFDGMLDPGLMAELPTRDYLSERINSFLAPARHYEEVLDRLRIFASEQRFLIGIRLLTGVIGGAMAARAFTYLADLIVEAALNAVLKEIEAAHGDYPGGRVAVIGMGKLGSFELTAGSDIDIILLYDYDDEAGESTGPKPLDATRYFTRITQRLIAALSAPTAEGVLYAVDMRLRPSGNKGPVATRINSFEKYQRGEAWTWEHMALSRARLICGDEELVLNAERIIGEVLSAPRDIPKIAKDVTEMRGLIEQEKPPVSIWDLKLIPGGLIDIEFIAQYLRLIAPARGVGIDANGLSTGEALKLLGGSLMDLNDLDLCLEALHLYTELSQLIRLCVDGPFDPDKAPSGLIELVCRAGDCPDVKTLEAELKRLSKAVRKVFLSVVGP, encoded by the coding sequence ATGACGATGATGGCAAGCGATTTGCTGCAGGATGTTCTGCCCGGGCGGCTTCGCCCGCTTAATCAGACGGAGCTGAAAGCGGCGCTCGCCGACCTCAAGGATATCGCCGCATCGGAACCGGCGGTTGCCGCTCTTCTCGGGGGCGAAAGTCCCCTGCGCGATTTCATTGCCGCCGCATTGACACTCTCACCCTATCTCCGCGAGACCGCCAATCTCGAACCGGGGCTGCTCGCCGTAGCCATCAGCAAACCGCTGTTGCCGCAGATCGAGGTGCTCGTGGCCGATGCCCGTCGTGCTTGGCTGCCGGCGCATGACGACGCATCGTCGCCCTCGGAATCTGAGGTCATGAGCCGTTTGCGCATCGCCAAACGTCGCGCCGCCTTCCTGATTGCGCTTGCCGATCTCGCCCGCATCTTCGACGGGCGGGCGACGACGCGCTGGCTGAGCGCCCTTGCAGAAGCCTCGATTTCGGCGGCGATCGACCATCTGTTGCTGTCGTCGCATGAGGCCGGCAAGATCGTGGTCCACGACCCTTCCGCGCCGAGCCACGGCTCCGGCCTTATCGTGCTTGGCATGGGAAAGCTCGGCGCCGAGGAGCTGAATTATTCCTCCGATATCGATCTGGTCGTTTTCTTCGACGAGATGGCCGGAATTGTTCCCAATCCCGACGATGCGATCGATGTCTTCCCGCGGTTGATGCGCCGACTGGTGCGCATATTGCAGGAGCGCAGTGCCGACGGCTACGTCTTCCGAACCGATCTCCGCCTGCGGCCCGATCCCGGGTCGACGCCGCTTGCCATCCCCGTCGATGCAGCCATGATCTATTACGAGGGCAGGGGACAGAATTGGGAGCGCGCCGCCTTCATCAAGGCGCGCGCCGTCGGCGGCGATATTGCCGCCGGCCAAGCCTTTATTCGCGATCTCGTCCCCTTCGTCTTCCGCAAATATCTCGACTATGCAGCGATATCGGATATCCATTCGATCAAACGGCAGATCCATGTGCACAAGGGGCATGGCGCGATTGCGGTCAAAGGCCACAATGTCAAGCTCGGCCGCGGCGGCATCCGCGAGATCGAGTTCTTCGTGCAGACGCAGCAACTGATCGCCGGCGGCCGCATGCCGGCCCTGCGATGCCGCGCCACAGAGGAAACATTGGCGGAGCTGACCAAGGCAAAGTGGATCGACGCGGAAACACGCGACGAGCTGACCGAGGCCTATTGGTTTCTGCGGGATGTCGAGCACCGCATCCAGATGGTGCGCGACGAGCAGACGCATCTGCTTCCCGAAACGGATACCGAGCTGAAGCGCATCGCCTTCATGATGGGCTTCGCCGATCTATCCGGCTTCTCGGAGACGCTGGTCGCCACGCTGAAGACGGTCGAGCGGCGTTATGCGCGTCTGTTCGAGCAGGAGACCAAGCTTTCGACCGAAACCGGCAACCTCGTCTTCACCGGTCAGGGCGACGATCCAGATACGCTGAAGACGCTGCACCGCCTCGGCTTCGAGCGTCCTTCCGCTATCTCCCATGTCATTCGCACATGGCACTACGGTCGCTACCGCGCCACGCAATCGGTCGAGGCGCGGGAGCGGTTGACCGAATTGACGCCGGAATTGCTGCGGGTATTTGGCGAGAGCAAGCGGGCGGACGAGGCGCTGCTGCGTTTCGACAGTTTCATCTCCGGCCTCCCGGCCGGCATTCAGCTTTTCTCGCTGCTCAGCACGAATCCGGCGCTGCTCTCGCTCATCGTCAACATCATGTCGTCAGCACCGCGGCTCGCCGAAATCATCGCTGCCAAGCCGCATGTTTTCGACGGCATGTTGGACCCCGGCCTGATGGCGGAGTTGCCGACGCGCGATTATCTGTCCGAGCGTATCAACAGCTTTCTGGCACCGGCGCGACATTACGAGGAAGTGCTGGACCGGCTGCGCATCTTCGCCTCGGAGCAGCGCTTTCTGATCGGCATTCGCCTGCTAACAGGCGTAATCGGTGGCGCCATGGCCGCCCGCGCCTTCACCTATCTTGCCGACCTGATCGTCGAGGCCGCACTAAATGCCGTGTTGAAGGAGATTGAGGCCGCACATGGTGATTATCCCGGCGGCCGCGTTGCCGTCATCGGCATGGGAAAGCTCGGCAGCTTCGAGCTTACCGCGGGTTCGGATATCGATATCATCCTGCTTTATGACTACGACGATGAAGCCGGCGAATCTACGGGGCCAAAGCCGCTCGACGCGACACGCTATTTTACCCGCATCACTCAGCGGCTGATTGCGGCGCTCTCCGCGCCGACGGCGGAGGGCGTGCTCTACGCGGTCGATATGCGCCTGCGTCCATCCGGCAACAAGGGCCCGGTCGCAACACGCATCAATTCCTTCGAGAAGTATCAGCGCGGCGAGGCCTGGACCTGGGAGCATATGGCGCTGTCCCGAGCACGCCTGATTTGCGGCGATGAGGAGCTGGTGCTGAATGCGGAGCGGATCATCGGCGAGGTGCTCTCGGCACCGCGCGATATTCCAAAGATCGCCAAAGATGTCACGGAGATGCGTGGGCTGATCGAACAGGAAAAGCCGCCCGTCAGTATTTGGGACCTGAAGCTCATCCCCGGCGGCCTGATCGATATCGAATTCATTGCGCAATATCTGCGGCTGATCGCGCCCGCGCGAGGCGTCGGCATCGATGCCAACGGCCTCAGCACCGGCGAGGCGCTGAAATTGCTCGGCGGCAGCCTGATGGATCTAAACGATCTCGACCTCTGCCTGGAAGCGCTGCATCTCTATACCGAATTGTCGCAGCTGATCCGCCTCTGCGTCGACGGACCGTTCGATCCGGACAAGGCACCCTCCGGGCTGATCGAATTGGTCTGCCGCGCTGGCGATTGCCCCGATGTTAAGACCCTGGAAGCGGAACTGAAGCGGCTTTCGAAAGCGGTGCGGAAAGTCTTTCTGTCGGTTGTTGGACCTTAG